One Candidatus Hinthialibacter antarcticus genomic window carries:
- a CDS encoding mechanosensitive ion channel, which translates to MRNIQFNCVLYFALLISAAIAGYNVQAQPSEATAVVSSTQVSSATVATEIDPKVKIEQLQGKRKSLQEQIAAKQAAAKEVGDATAAAPIVRQVEMLQTIDLIQGQRISAYEQWISLNDQLKQAKEELEKLKETPQEGESSFLEYNRLREQLTVEEGRKDTITNRIELAQNSLKQAQSQLEQRTTQLAQIRAKSESAEEEAVRMQLASDMLASQYQIRAASETIQLRKIDQHNEESGREVYQAKLTLLQERVKRIEQNVVFSQEDLQDQKNRLAKEEFTLGQELDKAQKAKTKIQAKLDSANLRRTAAAASTPALDEEVNAKQFEIDTVNIRIESINSNLKWIPVRTSLWQKRFDVFNETVEETTMLEWKQEISTNIETLNQSSRSIGFSLEEKQSRITTIRNSLSNLSTEASDAKKWLEEQITFLDQSISLYRERQSQLESVRRLHNKLLDEINEKISQQTWDEYIHTLLEKEYYLNSARAWFYALTVGFIIFIICYLIRWVVTWRLRRLAKDSKSAVTPVASETVKRIKPLFFLVLAVYIASKMLILYEGYPTYMNRLFIIALIMQCAIITSYYLKQWILKYLLTKSKRDETSMSAMAIFNFIGQLSLWAITLILVIQNMGYDATGLVTGLGIGGIAIALAVQKVLGDLFASLSIVLDKPFVHGDFVIFDTFLGNIEHIGIKSTRIRSLTGEQIVCSNSDLLNARIRNFKRMHERRIVFALGVTYQTSAEQLEKIPGYIREIVESKDTVRFDRAHFKAYGDFSLNFETVYYVLSPDYPVYMDIQQDINLRLYRKFEQEGIEFAYPTQTVFVEKGDGGPDANWQPPSEPSQ; encoded by the coding sequence ATGAGAAATATCCAGTTCAATTGTGTATTGTATTTCGCGTTATTGATCTCCGCAGCAATCGCGGGTTATAACGTCCAGGCTCAACCCAGCGAAGCCACTGCGGTTGTCTCATCCACTCAAGTTTCAAGCGCAACCGTCGCCACAGAAATTGACCCGAAAGTAAAAATTGAACAACTTCAGGGCAAGCGCAAATCCCTGCAAGAACAGATCGCCGCGAAACAAGCCGCCGCGAAAGAGGTTGGCGACGCCACCGCCGCCGCGCCCATCGTCCGCCAGGTTGAAATGCTTCAAACCATCGACCTGATCCAAGGCCAGAGAATCTCAGCCTATGAACAATGGATATCCTTAAATGACCAGTTAAAGCAAGCAAAAGAAGAATTAGAAAAACTGAAAGAAACTCCCCAAGAAGGAGAATCTTCTTTTTTAGAATATAACCGCCTGCGAGAACAATTAACGGTTGAAGAAGGCCGTAAAGACACCATCACCAATCGTATCGAGTTAGCGCAAAACTCTTTAAAGCAAGCGCAAAGCCAGTTGGAACAACGCACAACGCAACTCGCGCAAATTCGGGCGAAATCAGAAAGCGCCGAAGAGGAAGCCGTCCGTATGCAACTGGCGTCGGACATGCTCGCATCCCAATACCAGATTCGCGCCGCCTCAGAAACGATCCAACTGCGAAAGATCGACCAGCACAATGAAGAATCCGGGCGCGAGGTCTATCAAGCCAAGTTGACGCTGCTGCAAGAGCGCGTGAAGCGCATTGAACAGAATGTCGTCTTTTCTCAGGAAGACCTACAAGACCAAAAAAACCGCTTGGCCAAAGAAGAATTCACTCTCGGCCAGGAACTCGACAAAGCACAAAAAGCCAAAACGAAAATCCAGGCGAAACTCGATAGCGCCAATCTGAGGCGAACCGCAGCGGCCGCTTCTACGCCCGCGCTGGATGAAGAAGTCAACGCCAAGCAATTCGAGATAGATACGGTCAATATCCGAATTGAGAGCATCAACTCAAACCTGAAATGGATCCCGGTTCGGACATCGCTTTGGCAAAAGCGTTTTGACGTGTTTAACGAGACGGTGGAAGAAACCACCATGCTCGAATGGAAGCAGGAAATCAGCACCAACATCGAGACCCTGAACCAAAGCAGCCGCAGCATTGGATTTTCGCTGGAAGAAAAACAGTCGCGCATCACCACCATTCGAAATAGCCTCAGCAATTTGTCCACCGAAGCCAGCGACGCCAAAAAATGGCTCGAAGAACAAATTACCTTTCTCGATCAGTCGATTTCGCTCTATCGCGAGCGCCAAAGCCAGTTAGAGTCGGTGCGTCGGCTGCATAATAAATTACTCGATGAAATCAACGAAAAAATTTCTCAGCAAACCTGGGATGAATACATCCACACGCTTCTTGAGAAGGAGTACTACCTAAATTCGGCCCGCGCATGGTTCTATGCGCTGACGGTTGGCTTCATCATTTTCATTATTTGCTACCTTATCCGTTGGGTCGTAACATGGCGGTTACGGCGATTGGCCAAAGACAGCAAAAGCGCGGTCACGCCCGTCGCCAGCGAAACCGTCAAGCGCATCAAACCGCTGTTCTTCCTAGTGCTCGCGGTGTATATCGCCTCCAAAATGCTGATCTTGTATGAGGGCTACCCCACCTACATGAACAGGCTGTTTATCATCGCGCTGATTATGCAATGCGCGATCATCACCAGTTATTACTTAAAGCAATGGATTCTCAAATATCTTCTGACGAAATCCAAACGCGACGAAACCAGCATGAGCGCTATGGCCATTTTCAATTTTATCGGCCAGCTATCGCTCTGGGCCATTACCCTCATTCTCGTTATACAAAACATGGGCTACGACGCCACCGGCCTGGTCACGGGTCTCGGCATTGGAGGTATTGCCATTGCGTTGGCGGTGCAGAAGGTGCTCGGAGATTTGTTCGCCTCGCTTTCCATCGTACTCGATAAGCCCTTCGTCCACGGCGACTTCGTTATCTTTGACACCTTTCTCGGAAACATTGAACATATCGGCATCAAATCGACCCGCATCCGCAGCCTGACCGGCGAGCAGATCGTCTGCTCCAACAGCGACCTGCTCAATGCCCGCATCCGTAACTTCAAACGCATGCACGAACGCCGAATCGTGTTTGCGCTGGGCGTGACTTATCAAACATCAGCGGAGCAACTGGAAAAGATTCCCGGGTACATCCGCGAGATTGTTGAGTCAAAAGACACAGTCCGCTTCGACCGCGCTCATTTTAAGGCGTACGGCGATTTTTCATTGAATTTTGAAACGGTCTATTATGTCCTTTCGCCCGACTACCCCGTTTATATGGATATTCAACAAGACATCAACCTGAGGTTGTATCGTAAATTTGAGCAGGAAGGCATTGAGTTCGCCTATCCGACCCAAACCGTTTTTGTCGAAAAAGGCGACGGCGGCCCTGACGCCAATTGGCAGCCCCCGTCAGAACCAAGCCAATAA
- a CDS encoding RimK family protein, whose product MDTILVVNNPKKWRLPIQNIETVSARDYLTAAHYFERRGLHVINLCRSYRYQSLGYYVSLLAIARGHKPFPSIETIQDMKSLSILRVISDDIAELIQKSLKPLASDRFQLSIYFGKNLAKRYDQLSKQLFRLFPAPMLRAEFRKIDDEWTLHNIRPVSSKDVPEEHYSFVTEQAQRYFSTRRRISKTAQPRFDLAILHDPEEIDPPSNDKALEMFTRAARKVGFRVEYIEKDDYEFIPQFDALFIRETTNVNHHTYRFSRRAAAEGLVVMDDPASIQKCSNKVFLAELLTRNRIPHPKTLILHSDNRDLLAETIGFPCIIKKPDSSFSQGVYKANSQEELDALLDTLFASSDLLIAQEFLPTPFDWRVGVLDRKALYVCKYYMAGGHWQIQNNNLTGEMKYGEVGACPFDSVPPAVIKCALRAANAIGDGLYGVDLKQIGSKVRVIEINDNPSIEHGFEDQVLKDHIYSTIMASFLRRVEERKSLT is encoded by the coding sequence ATGGACACGATCCTAGTTGTAAACAATCCCAAAAAATGGCGCCTACCCATACAAAACATCGAAACCGTTTCCGCCCGCGACTATTTGACGGCGGCGCACTATTTTGAACGGCGCGGCCTACACGTCATCAACCTATGCCGTTCTTACCGCTATCAGAGCCTGGGCTATTACGTCTCGCTGCTGGCGATTGCGCGGGGGCATAAGCCGTTCCCCAGCATCGAAACCATCCAGGACATGAAATCGCTTTCTATCTTGCGGGTTATCTCCGACGACATCGCTGAGTTGATCCAGAAGAGCCTCAAACCGCTGGCGTCCGACCGCTTTCAACTCAGCATTTATTTTGGCAAGAACCTGGCCAAGCGCTACGACCAATTGAGCAAACAGTTGTTTCGCTTGTTCCCGGCGCCGATGCTGCGGGCCGAATTCAGAAAAATTGACGATGAATGGACGCTGCACAACATCCGCCCAGTATCGAGCAAAGACGTTCCAGAAGAGCATTACAGTTTCGTAACGGAACAAGCGCAACGGTATTTTTCGACGCGGCGCCGCATATCAAAAACCGCCCAACCGCGTTTTGATTTAGCCATTCTTCATGATCCCGAAGAAATCGATCCGCCTTCGAACGACAAAGCGCTGGAGATGTTTACGCGCGCGGCCCGAAAAGTTGGCTTTCGCGTGGAATATATCGAAAAAGACGACTACGAATTCATTCCCCAATTCGACGCGCTATTCATTCGCGAGACCACCAACGTCAACCACCACACCTACCGGTTTTCGCGACGCGCAGCGGCGGAAGGCCTGGTGGTGATGGACGACCCCGCGTCGATCCAAAAATGTTCAAACAAAGTGTTCCTCGCGGAACTGCTGACCCGCAACCGCATCCCCCACCCCAAGACGCTGATTCTACATAGCGACAATCGCGACTTGCTGGCGGAGACCATTGGCTTCCCGTGCATCATCAAAAAGCCGGACAGTTCGTTTTCGCAGGGCGTTTATAAAGCGAATTCGCAAGAAGAGCTCGACGCGCTTCTCGATACGCTGTTCGCTTCGTCCGATCTGCTCATCGCCCAGGAATTTCTGCCGACGCCTTTCGATTGGCGGGTGGGCGTTCTTGACCGCAAGGCGCTCTACGTCTGCAAGTATTACATGGCGGGCGGACATTGGCAGATTCAAAATAACAACCTGACCGGTGAAATGAAATACGGCGAAGTGGGCGCCTGTCCATTCGACTCTGTACCGCCAGCGGTCATCAAGTGCGCCTTACGCGCCGCTAACGCCATCGGCGACGGGCTATACGGCGTCGATCTGAAACAGATCGGCTCCAAAGTGCGCGTGATCGAAATCAACGACAACCCCAGCATCGAACACGGCTTTGAAGACCAGGTGCTCAAAGACCACATTTACTCCACCATCATGGCGTCGTTCTTACGCCGGGTGGAAGAACGAAAGTCACTTACATGA
- a CDS encoding glutamate-cysteine ligase family protein, with product MTWHLFEGYGVELEYMIVEQTNGRVAPISDWLLHSFSGTYESEIEGDGLNWSNELVLHVIELKTQGPEPSLQPLAQAFQKNVGAINQRLQEKSARLMPTAMHPGMVPERETKLWPHEYNQVYEAYNRIFDCRGHGWSNLQSVHINLPFANDDEFGRLHAAIRLILPILPALAASSPLVEYQANGVLDNRMKYYAVNSAKVPSVTGKVVPEAVFSKADYEAQILQKIYRDIAPFDPEETLQDEWCNARGAIARFDRNAIEIRVLDIQECPLADIAIAWLIVSSLKALCNEIACSYQTQQSFHEDGLAAILQHCVTRGLNADIEDAAYLQVFGLNNQNSASVRELWQRLFDAAKQNAAPGDEPFFAPIEIILKQGNLSTRILNAVGDAPPPSSIDAVYAQLCDCLSEGRLFVG from the coding sequence ATGACATGGCATTTATTTGAAGGCTACGGCGTCGAGTTGGAATACATGATAGTGGAGCAGACGAACGGACGCGTTGCGCCGATTTCCGACTGGCTGCTGCATTCATTTTCTGGAACCTACGAATCGGAAATCGAAGGCGACGGCTTAAACTGGTCGAACGAGTTGGTCTTGCATGTCATCGAACTCAAAACCCAAGGCCCCGAACCATCGCTGCAACCGCTCGCGCAAGCCTTTCAGAAAAACGTCGGCGCCATCAACCAACGGCTGCAAGAAAAAAGCGCGCGCCTGATGCCTACAGCGATGCACCCCGGCATGGTCCCCGAACGCGAAACCAAACTATGGCCGCACGAATACAACCAGGTCTATGAAGCCTACAACCGCATTTTCGATTGCCGGGGCCACGGCTGGTCGAACCTGCAAAGCGTCCACATCAACCTCCCGTTCGCCAACGATGACGAGTTTGGACGCCTGCACGCCGCCATCCGTTTGATTCTGCCCATCTTGCCCGCATTGGCCGCCAGCAGCCCATTGGTTGAATATCAAGCCAACGGCGTTCTCGACAATCGCATGAAGTATTACGCCGTCAATTCAGCGAAGGTGCCGTCCGTCACCGGCAAAGTGGTTCCTGAAGCGGTGTTTTCTAAAGCCGATTACGAAGCCCAAATTTTGCAGAAAATTTATCGGGACATCGCGCCGTTTGATCCAGAAGAAACCTTGCAGGATGAATGGTGTAACGCGCGCGGCGCCATTGCGCGCTTCGACCGCAACGCCATCGAAATTCGCGTACTCGACATTCAGGAATGCCCTTTGGCGGACATAGCAATCGCGTGGTTGATCGTTTCAAGTTTAAAAGCGCTATGCAATGAGATTGCTTGCTCATATCAAACGCAGCAATCATTTCACGAAGACGGGCTGGCTGCCATTCTCCAACATTGCGTAACGCGTGGCTTGAACGCCGACATTGAAGACGCCGCCTATTTGCAAGTATTCGGTTTAAACAATCAAAACAGCGCATCCGTTCGCGAATTGTGGCAACGCCTGTTTGACGCCGCCAAACAAAACGCCGCACCGGGAGACGAACCATTCTTCGCGCCCATTGAGATCATCTTAAAACAAGGCAACTTATCGACGCGCATTCTCAACGCCGTCGGCGACGCGCCACCGCCCTCTTCAATTGACGCCGTCTACGCGCAATTATGCGATTGCCTGTCAGAGGGGCGCCTGTTTGTTGGATAA
- a CDS encoding N-formylglutamate amidohydrolase, whose amino-acid sequence MLDNLIITCEHAGNHIPKRYQPLFAEYGELLGSHRGYDPGALMAAKKMAEHFEAPLFSTSISRLLIDCNRSLRHHHLFSDISKALPDSEREQIINDVYLPYRNQVIQTIRAFKNQRRKVIHISVHSFTPSLNGANRNADIGLLYDPSRAPEHKFCTHWRNELRKQAPRWAVRMNYPYRGIADGFATALRKQFTKNQYIGVELELNHGLWFEDKPQWNAMVNDCINALSADLPQATP is encoded by the coding sequence TTGTTGGATAACCTTATCATCACCTGCGAACATGCGGGCAATCACATCCCCAAGCGCTATCAGCCTCTTTTCGCCGAATACGGCGAATTGTTAGGTTCGCATCGCGGCTATGATCCGGGAGCATTGATGGCGGCGAAAAAAATGGCGGAGCATTTCGAAGCGCCTTTATTCTCAACCTCCATTTCGCGCCTGCTCATTGACTGCAACCGCAGCCTGCGCCACCACCATTTGTTCAGCGATATTTCCAAAGCGCTGCCGGACAGCGAGCGCGAACAGATTATCAATGACGTCTATCTCCCCTATCGCAATCAAGTCATCCAGACAATACGCGCATTCAAAAACCAACGCCGCAAGGTCATCCACATCAGCGTCCATTCATTTACGCCGTCGCTAAATGGGGCCAACCGCAATGCCGATATTGGATTGCTGTACGACCCAAGCCGCGCGCCGGAGCACAAGTTCTGCACCCACTGGCGCAATGAACTTCGCAAACAGGCGCCGCGTTGGGCCGTGCGGATGAATTACCCCTATCGGGGCATCGCAGACGGCTTCGCCACCGCGCTGCGCAAGCAATTCACCAAAAACCAATACATCGGCGTCGAGTTAGAACTCAACCACGGCCTGTGGTTCGAAGACAAGCCGCAATGGAACGCGATGGTGAATGATTGCATCAACGCCCTCAGCGCCGACCTGCCTCAAGCCACCCCTTAG
- a CDS encoding alpha/beta hydrolase fold domain-containing protein — MRYLTRNFRKIIIASLLVNSLFVSSDEEPFILPPSQPEESYVYKQTPQGELKIHFNFPSDWKLEDKRPAIVFFFGGGWVGGSIDQFAYQAAYFAQRGLVVARADYRVHSRHATSATECVEDAKSAVRWLREKAFTLGIDENRIVAAGGSAGAHIAACAYTVDGYDAPTENAAVSSKPNLLVLFNPVLDVLAPRWSKRVDSPETAKAISPLHTWSEETPPAILFFGKDDSLFAPAVELMKTARDLKAPVTLYTADGERHGFFNKQPWLDKTLFLADQFLIDNGYLDGEPLNAPSPLAAMTKYDSDESNADESIKTGVYQAHYNDHHPLANVVELNKRFRLGIKLRAIGPKPQLYAYDIGDESFEVYVPEDYDAKTPYGLLVNISPSESGKPPWEELPEELKDRKMIFIGANNSGNRHDVFVRRVPLALDAAHNIQKRYNIDEDRVFVFGISGGGRTSSMTAFHHPDVWKGAAFIIGVNYWDDMRNPEETRVKWKSSFNKPEPQYLRMAAENGRYVFLTGDHDGNRAQTRYYYERGYSKLLNNAIYLQVPDMGHQRPPFEWMLKTLDYIDPQK; from the coding sequence ATGCGTTATCTAACCAGAAATTTTCGCAAAATTATCATCGCGAGCCTGCTGGTGAATTCACTCTTCGTCAGTTCGGATGAAGAACCATTTATCCTTCCGCCTTCGCAGCCAGAAGAATCCTACGTCTACAAACAAACCCCACAGGGCGAACTGAAAATCCATTTCAATTTTCCGTCAGACTGGAAACTCGAAGACAAACGCCCCGCTATTGTATTCTTTTTTGGCGGCGGTTGGGTTGGAGGTTCCATTGATCAATTCGCCTACCAAGCCGCCTATTTTGCACAACGCGGCCTAGTCGTAGCGCGGGCTGACTACCGGGTGCACTCTCGCCACGCGACCTCCGCCACCGAATGTGTTGAAGACGCCAAGAGCGCCGTCCGCTGGCTGCGCGAAAAAGCCTTCACCCTCGGCATCGACGAGAACCGCATCGTTGCGGCGGGCGGTTCAGCGGGAGCGCACATCGCCGCTTGCGCATACACCGTCGATGGTTATGACGCGCCGACAGAAAACGCCGCCGTCTCATCCAAGCCAAATTTGCTTGTATTGTTCAACCCTGTTTTGGATGTACTCGCCCCACGTTGGAGCAAGCGCGTCGATTCGCCCGAAACCGCCAAAGCGATCTCGCCTCTACATACATGGAGCGAAGAGACCCCGCCTGCGATTCTATTTTTCGGCAAAGACGATTCGCTGTTTGCGCCCGCCGTCGAATTAATGAAAACCGCCCGCGACTTGAAAGCGCCCGTCACGCTTTACACCGCCGATGGCGAACGCCACGGCTTCTTCAACAAACAGCCCTGGCTCGATAAAACATTATTTCTCGCCGACCAGTTTTTGATCGACAATGGCTACCTCGACGGTGAACCGCTGAATGCCCCCAGTCCATTAGCGGCAATGACAAAATATGACTCCGACGAATCCAACGCCGACGAATCAATCAAGACGGGGGTTTATCAAGCGCATTACAATGACCATCACCCTCTAGCCAACGTAGTAGAACTCAACAAACGCTTTCGACTGGGGATCAAACTACGCGCCATCGGCCCCAAGCCGCAACTCTACGCCTATGATATTGGAGATGAATCATTTGAGGTTTATGTCCCTGAAGATTACGATGCGAAAACGCCCTACGGCCTGCTAGTCAATATCTCGCCCAGCGAAAGCGGCAAGCCTCCGTGGGAAGAACTTCCCGAAGAATTAAAAGATCGCAAGATGATCTTCATCGGCGCTAACAACTCCGGCAACCGCCATGACGTATTCGTCCGGCGCGTCCCCCTCGCGCTCGACGCCGCCCACAACATTCAGAAGCGCTATAACATTGATGAAGACCGCGTTTTTGTATTTGGAATCTCCGGCGGCGGCCGTACATCCAGCATGACGGCGTTTCATCACCCCGACGTGTGGAAAGGCGCCGCGTTCATCATCGGCGTGAACTACTGGGACGACATGCGCAACCCCGAAGAGACCCGGGTAAAATGGAAGTCGAGTTTCAATAAGCCGGAACCGCAATACCTTCGTATGGCGGCGGAAAACGGGCGCTATGTATTTCTCACTGGCGACCATGACGGCAACCGCGCTCAGACTCGATACTATTACGAACGCGGCTATAGCAAATTACTCAACAACGCCATTTATCTTCAAGTTCCCGACATGGGCCACCAACGCCCGCCGTTTGAATGGATGCTCAAGACGCTTGATTACATCGACCCGCAAAAATAA
- a CDS encoding aldo/keto reductase, which produces MKRRPFLKLSSGLAGGAAMGMVSSSVWGAGDGIVDRVHGVPYRMLGRTGEKVSIIGYSSLALIHGEQDACNQSVQSAIERGVNYLDTAPAYGNGDAEIKLGKALVGVDRSKYLLACKTKMRTKDGAREELERSLERLKTDHFDVYQMHHLRTTDEVKEAFGPNGAMETFFKAKEEGKVRFLGFSAHTTKSALLAMENYNFDTVMFPINFIENYAFGFGDEVMDKADEIGAAVLAIKPMCGGNWPEGVERTRKWWYRPIEDQDKVNMAVRYTLSQPGVVIGFPPGFLDLFEKALIAAKTYQPVSDDELTALKEIASSSLSVFEERQKQYSVANPELDGIFQCPYASA; this is translated from the coding sequence ATGAAAAGACGGCCTTTTTTGAAATTATCGAGCGGATTGGCGGGCGGAGCCGCGATGGGGATGGTCTCCTCCTCTGTTTGGGGCGCTGGCGACGGCATTGTTGACCGCGTTCACGGCGTTCCTTATCGCATGTTGGGGCGTACCGGCGAGAAGGTTTCGATTATTGGTTATTCCTCGCTGGCGTTGATTCACGGCGAACAGGATGCCTGCAACCAAAGCGTACAAAGCGCGATTGAGCGCGGCGTGAATTATCTGGACACTGCGCCCGCCTACGGCAACGGCGATGCGGAAATCAAACTCGGCAAGGCGCTGGTCGGCGTCGACCGCAGCAAGTACCTGCTGGCCTGCAAGACCAAAATGCGCACAAAAGACGGCGCCCGCGAAGAACTCGAGCGTTCGCTCGAGCGCCTCAAAACCGACCACTTCGACGTATATCAGATGCACCATTTGCGTACCACCGATGAAGTCAAAGAGGCGTTTGGCCCCAACGGCGCGATGGAGACGTTTTTCAAAGCCAAAGAAGAGGGCAAGGTGCGTTTCTTGGGCTTCTCGGCTCACACGACCAAAAGCGCGTTGCTCGCGATGGAAAATTATAATTTCGATACGGTGATGTTCCCGATTAACTTTATCGAAAACTATGCGTTCGGCTTTGGCGACGAAGTGATGGACAAAGCGGATGAAATCGGCGCGGCGGTGTTGGCGATCAAGCCGATGTGCGGCGGCAACTGGCCTGAAGGCGTCGAGCGTACGCGCAAGTGGTGGTATCGCCCGATTGAGGACCAGGACAAGGTCAACATGGCGGTTCGCTATACCTTGTCGCAGCCGGGCGTCGTGATCGGGTTCCCGCCGGGGTTTCTTGATCTCTTTGAGAAAGCGCTGATTGCGGCGAAAACGTACCAGCCAGTTAGTGATGATGAACTGACGGCGCTGAAAGAAATCGCTTCGAGCAGCCTCTCGGTCTTTGAAGAACGTCAGAAGCAATACTCCGTCGCGAACCCTGAACTGGACGGCATCTTCCAATGCCCCTACGCCTCGGCGTAA
- a CDS encoding cold-shock protein yields MATGKVKWFNEQKGYGFIEQEDGQEFFVHHTGIAGDGFKNLYENQAVEFDTEQGEKGPKAVNVKAVG; encoded by the coding sequence ATGGCAACAGGTAAAGTGAAGTGGTTTAACGAGCAAAAAGGTTACGGTTTCATCGAACAAGAAGACGGTCAAGAATTCTTTGTCCATCACACAGGCATCGCTGGCGACGGTTTCAAGAACCTCTATGAAAACCAAGCCGTTGAGTTCGATACCGAACAAGGCGAAAAAGGCCCCAAGGCTGTTAACGTCAAAGCCGTCGGCTAA
- a CDS encoding head GIN domain-containing protein has product MMNRNLLIGTIAVIVGMIGACDIDDYSSQKRIYGSGDAAVEERDVSGSFQRVSLRTVGEMTLQLGPRTEVVVEGDDNILPYIHTEIENGELQIYKERGVNLRPSVKLRYTVTTPDLEAIALSSSGKAVAPFIETDSFEIKVSSSGGLKMDGLKTQKAYIKVSSSGGVLLGSLNADRVETNISSSGDIHIEEGRVDRLDVKCSSSGNFKAADVMFQDVVAHCSSSGGAWVHVSESLKADCSSSGGVYYRGNPSVEAHTSSSGRVKRM; this is encoded by the coding sequence ATGATGAACCGGAATTTACTGATTGGAACCATTGCAGTTATTGTTGGGATGATTGGCGCGTGTGACATTGATGATTATTCAAGTCAAAAACGGATTTACGGCTCTGGCGACGCAGCGGTTGAAGAGCGCGATGTTTCAGGGAGTTTCCAACGCGTTTCTTTGAGAACGGTTGGCGAAATGACGCTTCAACTCGGCCCCAGAACGGAGGTTGTGGTTGAAGGCGACGATAACATCCTGCCTTATATTCACACCGAAATCGAAAACGGCGAACTCCAAATCTATAAAGAACGCGGCGTTAATTTGCGCCCCAGCGTTAAACTGCGATATACGGTGACCACGCCCGATTTAGAGGCGATTGCTTTATCGAGTAGCGGCAAAGCGGTGGCGCCTTTCATTGAAACCGATTCATTCGAGATCAAGGTCAGTTCTTCGGGCGGCCTCAAAATGGACGGTTTGAAGACGCAAAAAGCGTATATAAAAGTAAGCAGTTCGGGCGGAGTTTTGCTCGGCTCATTAAACGCAGACAGAGTCGAGACGAATATCAGCAGTTCGGGCGATATCCATATTGAAGAGGGAAGGGTTGATCGCCTGGATGTGAAATGCAGCAGTTCCGGTAATTTTAAAGCAGCGGATGTGATGTTCCAGGATGTTGTTGCTCATTGCAGCAGCAGCGGCGGCGCTTGGGTCCATGTTTCGGAGTCGCTCAAGGCTGATTGTTCGAGCAGCGGCGGCGTCTATTATCGCGGCAATCCCTCGGTTGAGGCCCACACCAGTTCGTCAGGGCGGGTCAAGCGCATGTGA